A genomic region of Pseudomonas sp. RSB 5.4 contains the following coding sequences:
- a CDS encoding DHA2 family efflux MFS transporter permease subunit codes for MSTALSAPAQPFNAADMATATKVFAFATMCIGMFIALLDIQIVSASLRDIGGGLSAGTDETAWVQTSYLIAEIIVIPLSGWLSRVFSTRWLFCASAVGFTLASLLCGVAWNIQSMIAFRALQGFLGGSMIPLVFTTAFFFFTGKQRVIAAATIGAVASLAPTLGPVIGGWITDISSWHWLFYINLVPGIFVAVAVPMLVKIDQPELALLKGADYLSMVFLALFLGCLEYTLEEGPRWNWFSDSTILTTAWISGLAGLAFIGRTLHVANPIVDLRALKDRNFALGCFFSFVTGIGLFATIYLTPLFLGRVRGYSALDIGLAVFSTGVFQIMAIPLYAFLANRMDLRWIMMIGLGLFALSMWEFSPVTHDWGAGELMLPQALRGIAQQLAVPPAVTLTLGGLAPARLKHASGLFNLMRNLGGAIGIAACATILNDRTNLHFTRLAEHLNSSNEALNQWLSQVGGNLATLGQSGDVGVTAGLHQLWLLTYREAQTQTYGDTFLMIMLCFIIATAMVPLMRKVQPPAAPSADAH; via the coding sequence ATGAGTACCGCCCTCTCCGCCCCGGCGCAACCGTTCAACGCCGCCGACATGGCCACCGCGACCAAAGTGTTCGCCTTCGCCACGATGTGCATCGGCATGTTCATTGCGCTGCTGGACATCCAGATCGTCTCGGCGTCGCTGCGTGATATCGGCGGCGGACTCTCGGCCGGCACCGACGAAACCGCGTGGGTGCAGACCAGTTACCTGATCGCTGAAATCATCGTGATTCCACTGTCCGGCTGGCTGTCGCGGGTGTTCTCCACGCGCTGGCTGTTCTGCGCCTCGGCGGTCGGCTTCACCCTGGCCAGCCTGCTCTGCGGCGTGGCCTGGAACATCCAGAGCATGATCGCCTTTCGTGCGCTGCAAGGTTTTCTCGGCGGTTCGATGATTCCGCTGGTGTTCACCACCGCGTTCTTTTTCTTCACCGGCAAACAACGGGTGATCGCCGCCGCGACCATCGGTGCGGTGGCTTCGCTGGCGCCGACCTTGGGGCCGGTGATCGGCGGCTGGATCACCGACATTTCCTCATGGCACTGGCTGTTCTATATCAACCTGGTGCCGGGAATTTTCGTCGCCGTGGCCGTGCCGATGCTGGTGAAGATCGACCAGCCGGAACTGGCGCTGCTCAAGGGCGCGGACTACCTGAGCATGGTGTTTCTCGCACTGTTTCTCGGCTGCCTGGAATACACCCTCGAAGAAGGCCCGCGCTGGAACTGGTTCAGTGACAGCACCATCCTGACCACCGCGTGGATCAGCGGTCTGGCGGGTCTGGCCTTTATCGGGCGCACCTTGCACGTGGCCAATCCGATCGTCGATCTGCGTGCACTCAAGGATCGCAATTTTGCCCTGGGCTGCTTCTTTTCCTTTGTCACCGGGATCGGCCTGTTCGCGACGATTTACCTGACCCCGCTGTTTCTCGGACGGGTACGCGGCTACAGCGCGCTGGACATTGGTCTGGCGGTTTTTTCCACCGGGGTGTTCCAGATCATGGCGATTCCGCTGTACGCCTTTCTCGCCAATCGCATGGATCTGCGCTGGATCATGATGATCGGCCTGGGGTTGTTTGCGTTGTCGATGTGGGAATTCAGTCCGGTCACCCACGACTGGGGCGCGGGCGAATTGATGCTGCCGCAAGCGCTGCGCGGAATCGCCCAGCAATTGGCGGTGCCACCGGCGGTGACGCTGACTTTGGGCGGGTTGGCCCCGGCACGCTTGAAGCACGCTTCGGGGCTGTTCAACCTGATGCGCAACCTGGGCGGCGCCATCGGCATTGCGGCGTGCGCGACCATTCTCAATGACCGCACCAACCTGCACTTCACCCGCCTGGCCGAGCATCTGAACAGCAGCAACGAGGCGCTGAATCAGTGGTTGTCGCAGGTCGGTGGCAACCTGGCGACGCTGGGTCAGAGCGGTGATGTCGGCGTCACCGCCGGCCTGCATCAGCTGTGGCTGCTGACCTACCGCGAGGCGCAGACCCAGACCTACGGCGACACCTTTTTGATGATCATGTTGTGCTTCATCATCGCCACGGCGATGGTGCCCTTGATGCGCAAGGTGCAACCACCGGCCGCGCCGAGTGCGGATGCGCATTGA
- the nhaA gene encoding Na+/H+ antiporter NhaA, translating to MSHDPSRLHAAPARHDSPSALAFLSRFFAAESAGGLILMAAALAALLVANSPWAATYFSTLHIKVAGLSIEHWVNDGLMAIFFMLVGLEIKREMLAGQLSSWGQRALPGFAALGGMLVPALIYVAINWGNPQTLSGWAIPAATDIAFALGVLSLLGKRVPVSLKIFLSALAILDDLGAVVIIAIFYTSGLSVSMLLASLAVIALLVILNRCGVRKLWPYLIAGAFLWFFMLQSGIHATLAGVILALCIPLGNPEDEHNSPLLYLEEKMHPWVAFAVVPIFGFANAGVSLAGISPSNLLEPVPLGVALGLLFGKQIGILGLGALAIRSGLAQLPQGASWLQLYGVALLCGIGFTMSLFIGALAFPGAAHLVDSVKVGVLLGSILSALLAVVVLMSAGKAKASN from the coding sequence ATGAGCCACGATCCGTCACGCCTGCATGCTGCCCCTGCCCGCCACGATTCGCCGTCTGCCCTGGCCTTTCTCTCCCGATTTTTCGCCGCCGAGTCTGCCGGTGGTCTGATCCTGATGGCCGCGGCCCTCGCCGCACTGTTGGTCGCCAACTCGCCGTGGGCGGCCACGTATTTCTCGACTCTGCACATCAAAGTCGCCGGCTTGTCGATCGAGCATTGGGTGAACGATGGCCTGATGGCGATCTTCTTCATGCTGGTGGGCCTGGAGATCAAGCGCGAAATGCTCGCCGGGCAGTTGTCGAGCTGGGGTCAGCGTGCGCTGCCGGGCTTCGCCGCGCTGGGCGGGATGCTGGTCCCGGCGCTGATCTACGTCGCGATCAACTGGGGCAATCCGCAGACCCTCAGCGGTTGGGCGATTCCCGCCGCCACCGACATTGCTTTCGCCTTGGGCGTGCTGTCGCTGCTGGGCAAACGGGTGCCTGTGTCGCTGAAAATCTTCCTCTCCGCGCTGGCCATTCTTGATGACCTGGGCGCGGTGGTGATCATTGCGATTTTCTACACCAGCGGCCTGTCGGTGAGCATGCTGCTGGCCTCGTTGGCGGTGATTGCACTGCTGGTGATCCTCAACCGCTGCGGTGTCAGAAAGCTTTGGCCGTACCTGATCGCCGGCGCCTTCCTGTGGTTCTTCATGCTGCAATCGGGGATCCACGCGACCCTTGCAGGGGTGATTCTGGCCCTGTGCATTCCGCTGGGTAATCCGGAAGACGAGCACAACTCGCCACTGCTGTACCTCGAAGAAAAAATGCACCCGTGGGTGGCGTTCGCCGTGGTGCCGATTTTCGGCTTCGCCAACGCGGGCGTGTCATTGGCCGGCATTTCTCCGAGCAACCTGCTTGAGCCGGTACCACTGGGCGTGGCGCTCGGGCTGCTGTTCGGCAAACAGATCGGCATCCTCGGCCTCGGCGCCCTGGCGATTCGCAGTGGTCTGGCGCAGCTGCCGCAAGGCGCGAGCTGGCTGCAGCTGTACGGCGTCGCCCTGCTCTGCGGGATCGGCTTCACCATGAGCCTGTTTATCGGCGCACTGGCGTTCCCGGGCGCAGCGCACCTGGTCGATTCGGTGAAGGTGGGTGTGTTGCTGGGTTCGATTTTGTCCGCGCTGTTGGCGGTGGTCGTGCTGATGAGCGCTGGCAAGGCGAAGGCTTCGAACTGA
- a CDS encoding ShlB/FhaC/HecB family hemolysin secretion/activation protein, producing MPYSLCAVFRRRSTLCPLLSAFVLSVCASSIQAADPVAPGQEVLRQQQQQQRDLQQLQMEQRKRQLERGAFGPAPATPGIPQTVTPDERCWPLSGTRIGGVTLIDSDKLNARIKPLLAPCMGVGQINHLLATITAIYVEQGYIASRPYLLSAPAAGQSLDIMIDEGYIESIELADQSLPVSLGGAFPHMLGQPLNLRDLEQGLDQLNRLRSIDLTADIAPGSQPGASRIILRSRTSGQSRWALGLGMDNLGSASTGRDRDTVSLSFDSPLQLNDLLSLSASDTLNQGDRYSRNASLYYAIPYGYWTYSAFASHAEYRAPFKLPSATLYSTGITDQLSLRADRVLWRDQSRQLSANLQLAHKDVDSYLEDVRLGIQSPTLTVAEAGLNLFWLDRAVWNLDFSYSQGLRWLGADDDANHAVSNLPKAQFRKYRAGLSQWRNGQFGAQAWQWQSQLNLQYSPDPLPAIEQLLGTDDSAVRGYRVSSASGASGAIWRNTLRLPLRSDWPVQFTPRVGLDNGWLKADHGAQGQRLSGASVGLNLGWKNLQVDVDYQRALNTPNGLQHEPETWLMRVGLQI from the coding sequence GTGCCGTATTCGCTTTGCGCTGTTTTCCGTCGTCGTTCCACGCTTTGCCCGTTGTTGTCGGCCTTTGTTTTGAGTGTGTGTGCTTCCTCGATTCAAGCGGCTGACCCTGTTGCGCCGGGCCAGGAAGTGCTGCGCCAGCAGCAACAGCAACAGCGCGATCTGCAACAACTGCAGATGGAACAACGCAAGCGCCAACTGGAGCGCGGTGCGTTCGGTCCGGCACCGGCCACGCCGGGCATCCCGCAAACCGTCACCCCCGATGAACGCTGCTGGCCGCTGAGCGGTACGCGCATTGGCGGCGTTACGCTGATCGACAGCGACAAACTCAACGCGCGGATCAAACCGCTGCTGGCGCCGTGCATGGGCGTCGGCCAGATCAACCATCTGCTGGCGACCATCACCGCGATCTACGTCGAGCAGGGCTACATCGCCAGCCGCCCGTACTTGCTGAGCGCGCCGGCGGCGGGGCAGTCGCTGGACATCATGATCGACGAGGGCTACATCGAGTCCATCGAGCTCGCCGATCAGAGCCTGCCCGTTTCGCTGGGCGGCGCGTTCCCGCATATGCTCGGCCAGCCGCTGAACCTGCGCGATCTGGAGCAGGGCCTGGATCAACTGAACCGCTTGCGTTCGATCGACCTGACCGCCGACATCGCCCCCGGTAGCCAACCGGGTGCCTCGCGCATCATCCTGCGCTCGCGCACCTCCGGGCAGTCGCGCTGGGCGTTGGGCCTGGGCATGGACAACCTTGGCAGCGCCAGCACCGGGCGTGACCGCGATACCGTCAGCCTGAGCTTCGACAGCCCGTTGCAACTCAACGATCTGTTAAGCCTCAGCGCCAGCGACACGTTGAATCAGGGCGACCGCTACAGTCGTAACGCCAGCCTGTATTACGCGATTCCCTACGGCTACTGGACCTACAGCGCGTTCGCCAGCCACGCCGAATACCGCGCGCCGTTCAAACTGCCCAGCGCGACCTTGTACAGCACCGGCATCACCGATCAACTGAGCCTGCGCGCCGACCGCGTGTTATGGCGCGACCAGAGCCGCCAGCTCAGCGCCAATCTGCAGTTGGCGCACAAGGACGTCGACAGCTATCTGGAAGATGTCCGCCTGGGCATTCAAAGCCCGACCCTGACCGTGGCCGAAGCCGGACTCAACCTGTTCTGGCTCGACCGTGCGGTGTGGAATCTCGACTTCAGCTACTCACAAGGCTTGCGCTGGCTGGGCGCCGATGACGACGCCAATCATGCAGTCAGCAACCTGCCCAAAGCGCAGTTTCGCAAGTACCGCGCCGGCCTCAGTCAATGGCGCAACGGTCAGTTCGGCGCGCAAGCGTGGCAGTGGCAAAGCCAGCTCAATCTGCAATACAGCCCCGACCCCTTACCGGCTATCGAACAGTTGCTCGGCACCGATGATTCGGCGGTGCGCGGCTATCGGGTCAGCAGCGCTTCCGGCGCCAGCGGCGCGATCTGGCGCAACACCCTGCGCCTGCCGCTGCGCAGTGATTGGCCAGTGCAGTTCACCCCGCGCGTGGGCCTGGACAACGGCTGGCTCAAGGCTGACCACGGCGCCCAGGGCCAACGCCTGAGCGGCGCCAGCGTCGGGCTGAATCTGGGCTGGAAGAATCTGCAAGTGGACGTCGATTACCAACGCGCCCTCAACACCCCCAACGGTTTGCAGCACGAGCCGGAGACCTGGCTGATGCGCGTGGGGTTGCAGATATGA
- a CDS encoding HlyD family secretion protein: MTSMPNLEPELSIPVTPAKPPLRKRLLLTGAGLIALVVVGVYAAHWWGTGRFLEETDDAYIGGDVTVIGPKVAGYIEEVLVSDNQPVKAGDVLIRLDARDYRANLAKAEGAVAAEEALLANLDATEQLQQAVIGQARAGIDAAGAETARSRDDNARYKRLVSTNAVSVESAQRADATFKTAQALSARAQAELLAAQRQLAVIDTQKQQARAALQQARAERDLAQLNLGYTELRAPVDGVIGNRRARVGAYAQAGSQQLSVVPASGLWVDANFKEDQLARMKPGQRVSIRADVLSGQEFHGRLDSLAPATGSQFSVLPPENATGNFTKIVQRVPVRILLDPADGVLGHLRPGLSVTAEVDTRAQAETSAVAVAP; this comes from the coding sequence ATGACCAGCATGCCCAACCTTGAGCCCGAGCTGTCTATTCCGGTCACCCCTGCCAAGCCGCCACTGCGCAAACGTCTGCTGCTGACCGGTGCCGGGCTGATCGCGCTGGTGGTGGTCGGCGTGTACGCCGCTCACTGGTGGGGCACCGGGCGCTTTCTGGAGGAGACCGACGATGCCTACATCGGTGGCGACGTCACGGTGATCGGGCCGAAAGTCGCCGGGTACATCGAAGAAGTGCTGGTCAGTGACAACCAGCCAGTGAAGGCCGGTGACGTGCTGATCCGCCTCGACGCACGTGACTACCGCGCCAACCTCGCCAAAGCCGAGGGCGCGGTTGCCGCCGAGGAGGCGCTGCTGGCCAACCTCGACGCTACCGAACAATTGCAGCAAGCCGTGATCGGCCAGGCCCGTGCCGGCATCGATGCTGCCGGTGCCGAAACGGCTCGCTCGCGGGACGACAATGCGCGCTACAAACGCTTGGTAAGCACCAATGCCGTCTCGGTGGAAAGCGCCCAACGCGCCGACGCCACCTTCAAGACCGCCCAGGCCCTAAGTGCCCGCGCCCAGGCCGAACTGCTCGCCGCACAACGCCAACTGGCAGTGATCGACACCCAGAAACAACAGGCCCGCGCCGCCCTGCAACAAGCCCGGGCCGAGCGTGATCTGGCGCAACTGAACCTCGGCTACACCGAGCTGCGCGCGCCGGTCGACGGCGTGATCGGCAACCGTCGCGCGAGGGTCGGCGCATACGCCCAGGCCGGTTCGCAACAGTTGTCGGTAGTGCCGGCCAGCGGTCTGTGGGTCGATGCCAATTTCAAGGAGGACCAGTTGGCGCGGATGAAACCCGGGCAACGGGTGAGCATCCGCGCCGATGTGCTCTCCGGCCAGGAATTCCATGGCCGCCTCGACAGCCTCGCTCCCGCCACCGGCTCGCAATTCAGCGTGCTGCCGCCGGAGAACGCCACCGGCAACTTCACCAAAATCGTCCAGCGGGTGCCGGTGCGGATCCTCCTCGATCCGGCCGACGGTGTGCTCGGTCATCTGCGGCCGGGGCTGTCGGTGACCGCTGAAGTCGACACCCGTGCGCAAGCCGAAACCAGCGCCGTGGCCGTCGCGCCATGA
- a CDS encoding sigma-70 family RNA polymerase sigma factor translates to MNPMLPRRPGFFEHYEELIGTWTRRLRNRAQAEDLAHDTFVRVLESDSAAVQQPRAYLHQTARNIAVDGYRREDRREAMESQAIDHSVSSTGDPEHYMQAIQLADSIERALQELPLNCRKIFVWQKIEGLTQAEIAERLGLSRNMVEKYMIRTLRHLRDRLDGMQS, encoded by the coding sequence ATGAACCCCATGCTGCCCCGCAGACCCGGCTTTTTCGAGCATTACGAAGAGTTGATCGGCACCTGGACCCGGCGTCTGCGCAATCGCGCGCAGGCCGAGGACTTGGCGCATGACACCTTTGTGCGGGTGCTCGAATCCGATTCGGCAGCGGTGCAGCAGCCACGGGCGTATTTGCACCAGACCGCACGCAACATCGCGGTCGACGGTTATCGGCGTGAGGATCGGCGGGAAGCCATGGAGTCGCAGGCGATCGATCACAGTGTGTCGTCCACCGGCGACCCGGAGCATTACATGCAGGCGATCCAGTTGGCCGACTCCATCGAACGGGCGCTGCAGGAACTGCCGCTCAACTGCCGGAAGATTTTCGTCTGGCAGAAGATCGAAGGGCTGACCCAGGCGGAAATCGCCGAACGCCTGGGGCTGTCCAGAAATATGGTCGAAAAGTATATGATCCGCACCCTGCGCCACTTGCGCGATCGCCTCGACGGCATGCAGTCATGA
- a CDS encoding hemagglutinin repeat-containing protein, whose amino-acid sequence MPAHTFAFHLSPRGKLRWAIASLFFAVHLPSAIAGGVVVAPGPGGTAQLQTQGGVPIVNIVAPNGSGLSHNQFLDYNVDRQGLVLNNALQAGQSQLAGQLAANPQLQGQAASVILNEVISRNPSAINGAQEIFGRAADYVLANPNGISVNGGSFINTPNASLLVGRPELNDGKLQALSTRDASGQLQIHSGGLRNAEGSVNLIAPRIDSQGRIDARDQLNLTVGRNQVDYASGQVKAVDPAGNTQDQRIDASLFGAMQAGRINIVSTAEGAGVRVGAVQVAGRDGVQIRSAGDLSVSGEAIPNSLEVTRAGIRSSQGDVGLHSGNDLTLAATDVSGRDVSVNAKRNLTLSTVESRKLQEKRENWSNSTIGITWETYDRTQTDSETRQHGSQIVASRDARLTSGKDTELKAAKVEAAKNLDVQSGGDLRLTAATESHTQTDQGNHRKHLWKADWNNSSEEQRSIGSQLKGGNIALQTAALLRAEGAELNSAGDVKLTGKQVEVTTATRTNRSNNNSYSGDLVGGGFFGKTGDADKGQTQHQGSKINAAGKLIVKADDVRISGSQVRGGTEASVISDQGSLVIDGVQDTSHSNNHDKDSKFFGITKDESRQNAKDSTTVRSELVSDSNLKLKSAKDIEVAGSTVKAGGALTADAAGDVNVHSTQNSHDSSSTTETRGFDAYAKEQTPEQYRAGVHYEDKQQTVTRNDVNQQGSSLSGGSVQVKAGGDLTIKGGEVKSTAGDTTLSGKNVSLLAEQDSHKTSTDTSSTGGGFYYTGGLDRAGSGVDFAHSTTQDSSSKTTAQTTHVQSSGSLNINADKLLTEGAQVKAGNGLNVAANEIDNRAASNTESSTHNQSNWSADIGANVEYKDIARPIAGAVKDVLNGKVPDKEALSNLGQPNVGIDVAIGHGSTDKTEQNSNAVVSRFDGGSVEVKTAGTLRDQGTQYSASNGKVNISADKLVADAASNTHSSTDNSVDAKVDVRVYTKTGEDVNVAGSGEGGNSYSSKDSSTAVVGGFAGSQGLNIKVGGDAQFAGSRFDGGQGGVSIKTGGDLALNQANDRQSSSDSSLRGNGSLTVGTLPGTDGTNVDLGAGFQLDHTGKQTSDTQAHVASISGNGPVQLSSGGNQVQQGTRIDSAGGIELHADGKLDLQAAVDTHTATGSNLGGGLKGGGSKSSSEKSRDQGGNLSGNFNIGRINESSQTLTGGQLNSQSQIALGGDAVHLQGTRVSAPNVSIDAQKGGLVQESAQSTESRNNWNVALNAGGNLSSKTPTAADEKASSDHGFNAGAKIGVDYLQGTTQQNSQIKADSVVLNSAGDARLSGARIDAKNVSGKIAGDLTVESREDSKTQAKVDVDLGLTAKKNPPDDKEKLAGTDYKPTLKAQGEYTHKDSVAQASGISGSQGVNLAVGGATQLTGARISASEGKVDVGGSKVVGSDLVSREYGVKAGLDLPQKTEENAPKVTFDNGNLKVGPVTLSGNLDSQTLQAGIDEKG is encoded by the coding sequence ATGCCAGCACACACCTTTGCATTCCATCTTTCTCCTCGGGGCAAATTGCGCTGGGCGATCGCCAGCCTGTTCTTCGCCGTGCACCTGCCCAGCGCCATCGCCGGCGGTGTGGTGGTCGCTCCCGGCCCCGGCGGCACCGCGCAATTGCAGACGCAGGGCGGCGTGCCCATCGTCAATATCGTCGCGCCCAACGGCTCGGGCCTGTCGCACAACCAGTTCCTCGACTACAACGTCGACCGTCAGGGCCTGGTGCTGAACAACGCCTTGCAGGCCGGGCAATCGCAGCTCGCCGGGCAACTGGCGGCCAACCCGCAACTGCAGGGCCAGGCGGCGAGCGTGATCCTCAACGAGGTGATCAGCCGCAACCCTTCGGCCATCAACGGCGCTCAAGAAATCTTCGGCCGTGCAGCCGATTATGTGCTGGCCAACCCCAACGGCATTTCGGTGAACGGCGGCAGTTTCATCAATACGCCGAACGCCAGTCTGCTGGTCGGGCGTCCGGAATTGAACGATGGCAAGCTGCAAGCCCTGAGCACCCGCGATGCCAGCGGACAGTTGCAGATCCACAGTGGCGGCCTGCGTAACGCCGAAGGTTCGGTCAACCTGATCGCCCCGCGCATCGACAGCCAGGGCCGCATCGACGCCCGCGATCAACTGAACCTTACGGTCGGGCGCAATCAGGTGGATTACGCCAGCGGTCAGGTCAAAGCCGTGGACCCGGCGGGCAACACTCAGGATCAACGCATCGACGCCAGCCTGTTCGGCGCGATGCAGGCCGGGCGCATCAATATCGTCAGCACCGCCGAAGGCGCGGGCGTGCGTGTGGGGGCGGTGCAAGTGGCTGGGCGTGACGGCGTGCAGATTCGTTCCGCCGGCGACCTCAGCGTCAGCGGTGAAGCCATCCCCAACAGCCTCGAAGTGACCCGTGCCGGCATTCGCAGCAGTCAGGGTGATGTCGGCCTGCACAGCGGCAACGACCTGACGCTGGCCGCCACCGATGTCAGTGGTCGCGACGTCAGCGTCAATGCCAAGCGCAACCTGACCCTGAGCACCGTCGAAAGCCGCAAGCTTCAGGAAAAACGCGAGAACTGGAGCAACAGCACCATCGGCATCACTTGGGAAACCTACGACCGGACCCAGACCGACAGTGAAACTCGCCAGCACGGCAGCCAGATCGTCGCCAGCCGCGACGCCAGGCTGACCTCCGGCAAAGACACCGAACTCAAAGCCGCCAAAGTTGAAGCGGCGAAAAATCTCGATGTGCAAAGCGGCGGCGATCTGCGCCTGACCGCGGCCACCGAAAGCCACACCCAGACCGATCAGGGCAACCATCGCAAGCATCTGTGGAAGGCTGACTGGAACAACAGCAGCGAAGAACAGCGCAGCATCGGCAGTCAGTTGAAGGGCGGCAATATCGCTCTGCAAACCGCCGCGTTGCTGCGCGCCGAAGGTGCCGAACTGAACAGCGCCGGCGATGTGAAACTGACGGGAAAACAGGTGGAGGTCACCACGGCCACCCGCACCAACCGCAGCAATAACAACAGTTATTCTGGCGACCTGGTCGGCGGTGGTTTCTTCGGCAAGACCGGTGACGCCGACAAGGGCCAGACTCAGCATCAGGGCAGCAAAATCAACGCCGCCGGTAAACTGATCGTCAAGGCCGACGATGTACGCATCAGCGGCAGCCAGGTCCGTGGCGGAACCGAGGCCAGCGTGATCAGCGATCAGGGTTCGCTGGTGATCGACGGCGTGCAGGACACCTCGCACAGCAACAACCACGACAAGGACAGCAAGTTCTTCGGCATCACCAAGGACGAGTCGCGGCAGAACGCCAAGGACAGCACCACGGTGCGCAGCGAGCTGGTCTCCGACAGCAACCTCAAGCTCAAGAGCGCCAAGGACATCGAAGTCGCCGGTTCCACGGTCAAGGCCGGCGGCGCGCTGACGGCGGATGCTGCGGGGGATGTGAACGTGCATTCCACGCAGAACAGCCACGACAGCAGTTCGACCACCGAGACCCGAGGCTTCGATGCCTACGCCAAAGAGCAAACGCCGGAGCAATATCGCGCCGGGGTGCACTACGAAGACAAGCAGCAGACCGTCACCCGTAACGACGTCAACCAGCAAGGCTCGAGCCTCAGCGGCGGAAGCGTGCAGGTGAAGGCCGGCGGCGATCTGACGATCAAGGGCGGTGAAGTCAAATCCACTGCTGGCGATACCACGCTGAGTGGCAAGAATGTGTCGTTGCTGGCCGAACAGGACAGCCACAAAACTTCGACCGACACCTCCAGCACCGGCGGCGGTTTCTACTACACCGGCGGCCTCGACCGCGCCGGCAGTGGCGTCGATTTTGCCCACAGCACCACGCAAGACAGCAGCAGCAAAACCACCGCGCAAACCACCCACGTGCAAAGCAGCGGCAGCCTGAACATCAACGCCGACAAACTGCTGACCGAAGGCGCGCAGGTCAAGGCTGGCAACGGCCTGAACGTCGCGGCCAACGAGATCGACAACCGCGCGGCGAGCAACACCGAAAGCAGCACGCACAACCAGAGCAACTGGTCGGCGGACATCGGCGCCAACGTTGAATACAAGGACATCGCCCGCCCGATTGCCGGTGCGGTCAAGGATGTGCTCAACGGCAAGGTGCCGGACAAGGAAGCCCTGAGTAATCTCGGCCAGCCGAACGTCGGTATCGACGTGGCGATCGGTCACGGCAGCACCGACAAGACCGAGCAGAACAGCAACGCGGTGGTCAGCCGTTTCGACGGCGGCAGTGTCGAGGTAAAAACCGCCGGCACCCTGCGCGACCAGGGCACCCAGTACAGTGCGAGCAACGGCAAGGTCAACATTAGCGCCGATAAACTGGTCGCCGATGCAGCGAGCAACACCCACAGCAGCACCGATAATTCAGTGGATGCCAAGGTCGACGTGCGGGTCTACACCAAGACCGGCGAGGACGTGAACGTCGCAGGCAGCGGTGAGGGTGGCAACAGCTACAGCAGCAAGGACAGCAGCACCGCAGTGGTCGGCGGTTTTGCCGGCAGCCAAGGCCTGAACATCAAGGTGGGCGGTGATGCGCAGTTCGCCGGCAGCCGTTTCGACGGCGGGCAGGGCGGTGTAAGCATCAAGACCGGCGGCGATCTGGCGCTGAATCAGGCCAATGACCGCCAGAGCAGCAGCGACTCCAGCCTGCGCGGCAACGGCTCGCTGACGGTCGGCACCTTGCCGGGCACCGACGGCACCAACGTAGACCTCGGCGCTGGCTTCCAGCTCGACCACACCGGCAAGCAGACCTCTGACACGCAGGCTCACGTGGCGAGCATCAGCGGCAACGGCCCGGTGCAACTGAGCAGCGGTGGCAATCAGGTTCAGCAAGGCACCAGGATCGACAGCGCCGGCGGCATTGAGCTGCACGCTGACGGCAAACTCGATCTGCAAGCGGCCGTTGATACCCACACCGCGACTGGCAGCAATCTCGGCGGCGGCTTGAAGGGCGGCGGCAGCAAATCCAGCAGCGAGAAGAGCCGCGATCAGGGCGGTAATCTGAGCGGCAACTTCAACATCGGCCGCATCAACGAAAGCTCGCAAACCCTGACCGGTGGCCAGCTCAACAGCCAGAGCCAAATCGCCTTGGGCGGTGACGCGGTGCACCTGCAAGGCACGCGAGTCAGCGCGCCGAACGTCAGCATCGATGCGCAGAAGGGCGGTTTGGTTCAGGAGTCGGCGCAGTCCACCGAGAGCCGCAACAACTGGAACGTTGCGCTGAATGCCGGTGGCAACCTCAGCAGCAAGACCCCGACCGCAGCCGATGAAAAGGCCAGCAGCGATCACGGCTTCAATGCCGGGGCCAAGATTGGCGTCGACTACCTACAAGGCACCACACAGCAGAACAGCCAGATCAAGGCTGACAGCGTGGTGCTCAACAGCGCAGGTGATGCACGGCTGTCGGGCGCGCGGATCGACGCGAAAAATGTCAGCGGCAAGATTGCCGGTGACCTGACCGTCGAAAGCCGTGAGGACTCGAAGACGCAAGCCAAGGTCGATGTCGATCTGGGCCTGACCGCGAAGAAAAATCCACCGGACGACAAGGAAAAACTCGCCGGCACTGACTACAAACCAACGCTGAAAGCGCAGGGCGAATACACCCACAAGGACAGCGTGGCGCAGGCCTCCGGCATCAGTGGCAGCCAAGGCGTAAACCTCGCGGTGGGCGGCGCGACACAGCTGACCGGCGCGCGGATATCGGCGAGCGAGGGGAAAGTGGATGTGGGCGGTTCGAAGGTCGTTGGCAGCGATCTGGTCAGTCGTGAGTACGGGGTGAAAGCCGGACTGGACCTGCCGCAGAAAACCGAGGAGAACGCACCGAAGGTGACGTTCGATAACGGCAATCTGAAAGTCGGTCCGGTGACCCTGAGCGGCAATCTGGACAGCCAGACCCTGCAGGCCGGGATCGACGAAAAAGGCTAA